The segment TCGCCGGGTCCGCCGGATCGCCGACCGGCAGCCGTTGCGCGTAGGCCGCCAGCGCGCCGACGAGCCGCTCGTACACCTTCCGCTGCGCGAGCACCCGGGTCGGGGCCGTACAGATCTGGCCGCTGTAGAAGGAGAACGTCGTCCCGATCCCGGCGACCGCCGCGCCCAGGTCGGCGTCCTCGAAGACCAGGGCCGCGCCCTTGCCGCCCAGCTCCATCAGCTGCCGTTTCATCCCGCGTCCGCAGACCTCCGCGATCCGCCGTCCGACGGCGGTGGAGCCGGTGAAGCTGACCATGTCGACGTCCGGGGCGTCGACCGCCGCCTCCCCGGCCTCCGGCGAGGAGCCGGTGACCACGTTCACCACGCCCGGCGGCACCCCGGCCGCCGCCAGCGCCGCCGCCAGCCGGTACACCGACAGCGGGTCCTGCGGGGCGGGTTTCACCACGACCGTGTTCCCCATGGCCAGGGCCGGTGCCACCTTGCCCGCCGGATTGGCCCACGGGTTGTTGTAGGAGGTGATGCAGCTGACCACGCCGACCGGGCGGCGGACCGCGAGCGCGCCCAGCACCCCGCCGCCGCCCATCGGCCCGGCGGCCGTGACCTGCGGCGGCAGCGGCTGTTCGACCGGCTCCAGGGCGCCCTTGGCATAGCGGCGGAAACGGGCCGCGGCCACCCCCACCTGCATCGCCCGCGCGGTCGCGGTGGTCGCCCCGCTCTCCCGCCGGGCCAGTTCCACCGCCGCGGCGGCGTCCCGCTGGATGATCGCGGCGGCGGCGTCCAGGATCCGGGCCCGCTCCTCGGGGCGGGTGCGCGACCAGGGCCCGAAGGCTTCCCGGGCCGCCGAGACCGCCTCGTACACCTGGGCCCGGCTCGCCTCCGGCGCGAGCCCGACGGTCTGCCCGTTCGCCGGGTCGGTGATCTCGTAGTGGCCGCCGTCGGGCGCCACCCACTCACCGCCGATGAACAGCCGCCCGTCCGTCACAGGGCCCGCGACGCCGGTCACCGGGTCGACACCGTCTTCGTGTCCCGGCCGGACCGCAGGACGATTCCCGGTACGGCTCCGGTCACCCGGTCGTCGCGGATCGTCTCCACTCCGTTGACCCGGACCGACACCACCCCGATCGCCTTGGCGTCGAGCCGGGGGCTGTCGCCGGGCAGATCGTGGACCAGTTGCGCGGGTCCGGCGTCGATCCGCTCGGGATCGAAGAGTACGAGGTCGGCGTGGTAGCCCTCGGTGATCCGGCCGCGTTCGCGCAGCCCGAACAGTCGGGCCGGATCGTCGGTGAGCATCCGTACCGCCGTCTCCAGGGGCACCAGTTTCCGGCCGCGCAGACAGTCCCCGAGGAAGCGGGTGGTGTACGGGGCTCCGCACATCCGGTCCAGATGGGCGCCCGCGTCGGAGCCGCCGAGCAGGACGTCCTCGTGTTCCCAGGTGGTCCGCCGCAGCTCCCAGGAGGCGGGGTCGTTGTCGCGGGGCATCGGCCAGAGCACGGTCCGCAGTCCGTCGTGGGCGCAGATCTCCACCAGACAGTGGAAGGGGTCCTGGCCTCGTTCGGCGGCGATCTCGCCGACGACCCGGCCGGTGAGCCCTTCGTTCTCGGTGCTGTACGTGTCCCCGATGACATACCGGGCGAAGTCCGCGAGCCGCCGGAACACCCCGGCCTCCTTGGAGTCGGCGCGGCGCAGCAGCTCGGCCCGTACCGCCGGATCGCGCAGTCTCGCGATCCGCTCCGGGACCGGCAGGGCGAGGACCTCTCCCCAGCCGGGGATCAGATTGAGCGCGCAGAACGTGCCGAGGGACATGTTCATGGGCGTCATGATCGGCATGGTGAGGGCGATGATCCGGCCGCCCGCCGCCCGGGCCCGTTCGCTCGCCAGGAGCTGCCGGGGCACCCGGTCCGGGACGGCCGCGTCGATAGTGAGGACGTTCCAGTTGAGCGGGCGGCCCGCCGCGGCGGTCATGGCGACGAAGAGGTCGATCTCCTCGTCGCTGAAGCGGTCGAGGCAGCCCGCGACGATGGCTTCGAGCTGGGTGCCCTCGTGTTCGCCGACGGCCCGGGAGAGTGCGAGGAGTTCGTCCGGGCGGGCGTGGCGGGAGGCGACCGGTTGGCCGTCGCCGTCGGAGTGGGTGCTGGACTGGGTGGTCGACAGGCCCCAGGCACCGGCGCGCAGGGCGTCGTGGAGCAGGTCCACCATCGCCGTGAGCTGTTCGGCGGTGGGCCGGCCGCCGATGGCGTCCTCGCCCATGACGTGCCGCCGCAGCGCGCAGTGGCCGACCATGAATCCGGCGTTGACGGCGATCCGGCCGTCCAGCGCTTCGAGGTACTCGCCGAAGGTGTGCCAGTTCCAGGGCGCGCCCTCTTCCAGCGCGACCAGGGACATGCCCTCGACGCGGGCCATCATCCGCCGGGTGTAGTCGGCGTCGGCGGGCCGGGCGGGGTGCAGGGGGGCGAGGGTGAAGCCGCAGTTGCCGCCCGCGACGGTGGTGACGCCGTGGTTGAGGGACGGGGTGGCGTAGGGGTCCCAGAAGAGCTGGGCGTCGTAGTGGGTGTGCGGGTCGACGAAGCCGGGGGCGAGGACCAGACCGGTGGCGTCCTCCTCGGTCCCGGCCTCCTCGGTGACGGTGCCCGGCGGGCCGATGACGGCGATCCGTCCGTTCCGCAGTCCGACATCGGCGGGGTAGGCGCCGGCTCCGGTACCGTCCACGACGGTCGCGTACCGGATGAGGTGGTCGAGCATCGTCTCTCTCCTCCCTCGGGGCCGCGGCCCGCGCGGGGCCCGGCACAGGCACAGGCACAGGCACAGGCTCGGGTACGGGGCGGGGTGCGGGCTCGGGTACGTGGCGCGGGCTCGGGCCCGGCACGGGCTCGGGTAAGTAGTGCGGGCACGGCACAGGCACAGGCCCGGGTACGCCGTGGTCAGACGGCTCCGGCGGCGGACTGCCGGAAGCGGGTGGTGCGGTGCACCGGGTCGGTGTCGATATGCGGGATGACGTGCTCGCCGATCAGCCGGATCGTGGTCATGGTGTCCTCGTACGAGATCCCGATCGGCAGCCCGAAGGACAGCTGGTCGGCGCCCGCCTGCTCCCAGCGCTTGCACTGCCTGCGGACCTCGTCCGGGTCGCCGCAGATCATCAGCTCCTCGGCGATGAGGAGTTCGACGATCTCGGCGGTGTACTCGGGCAGCAGCTCGGGCCATTCGGGGACGCCTTCGGGGCGGGGGAAGGTGTCGTGGTAGCGGAAGAGCAGGGACTGGAGGTAGTTGAGCCCGCCGGAGACGGCGATCTCGACGGCCTGATCGTGGGTTTCGGCGCAGATGGCGGTGGAGGTCACCATGACGTTGTCGTTGACGAAGGCGCCGACCGGCTCCGCCCGGCCGACCGCGGTCTTGTAGGACTCCAGGACCCACTCCATGTCGGAGACCTTCTGGACGCTGAAGCCGAGGACACCGAGGCCCTTCTGCCCGGCCATGGCGTACGAGGAGGGCGAGCCCGCCGCGTACCACATGGGCGGATGGGCCTTCCCGTAGGGCTTGGGGAGCACCTTGCGCGGCGGCAGGGACCAGTGCCGGCCCTGGAAGCCCTGGTACTCGTCCTGGAGCCACATCTTCGGGAACTCGGCGATCGTCTCTTCCCAGATCTCCTTGGTGTGGTTCATATCGGTGATGCCGGGGAGGAAGCCGAGGATCTCGTGGCTGCCCGCGCCGCGTCCGGAGCCGAATTCGAACCGGCCCTCGGAGAGGTGGTCGAGCATGGCGACCTTCTCGGCCACCTTGACCGGGTGGTTGACCGGGGCGAGGGGGTTGAAGATGCCGGAGCCGAGGTGGATGCGGTCGGTGGCGTGGGCGAGGTAGCCGAGGAACACGTCATTGGCGGAGAGATGGGAGTACTCCTCCAGGAAGTGGTGCTCGGAGGCCCAGGCGTATTTGAAGCCGGCCCGGTCGGCGGCGATGACGTACTCGGTCTCCTCCATGAGCGCCTTGTGCTCGGCGAGCGGGTCGGTCTCGGCGCGCTTGCCGACGTATCCCTGTACGAAGATCCCGAATTCCACGGGTGGTTCACCGTCCTCGGTCTCGGTCTCGGTCTCGGTCCCGGTCTCGGTCTCGGTCTCGGTCTCGGTCTCGGCGGGGCTCGTGCGCGTCGCTGCCGCTTTCCGGCCGCTCTCGCTCGGCGGGCGACCGGGCGCCCGGGCAACCTGGCAACCGGAGCCGCGGCGCTCCGG is part of the Streptomyces qinzhouensis genome and harbors:
- a CDS encoding LLM class flavin-dependent oxidoreductase — translated: MEFGIFVQGYVGKRAETDPLAEHKALMEETEYVIAADRAGFKYAWASEHHFLEEYSHLSANDVFLGYLAHATDRIHLGSGIFNPLAPVNHPVKVAEKVAMLDHLSEGRFEFGSGRGAGSHEILGFLPGITDMNHTKEIWEETIAEFPKMWLQDEYQGFQGRHWSLPPRKVLPKPYGKAHPPMWYAAGSPSSYAMAGQKGLGVLGFSVQKVSDMEWVLESYKTAVGRAEPVGAFVNDNVMVTSTAICAETHDQAVEIAVSGGLNYLQSLLFRYHDTFPRPEGVPEWPELLPEYTAEIVELLIAEELMICGDPDEVRRQCKRWEQAGADQLSFGLPIGISYEDTMTTIRLIGEHVIPHIDTDPVHRTTRFRQSAAGAV
- a CDS encoding N-acyl-D-amino-acid deacylase family protein; this translates as MLDHLIRYATVVDGTGAGAYPADVGLRNGRIAVIGPPGTVTEEAGTEEDATGLVLAPGFVDPHTHYDAQLFWDPYATPSLNHGVTTVAGGNCGFTLAPLHPARPADADYTRRMMARVEGMSLVALEEGAPWNWHTFGEYLEALDGRIAVNAGFMVGHCALRRHVMGEDAIGGRPTAEQLTAMVDLLHDALRAGAWGLSTTQSSTHSDGDGQPVASRHARPDELLALSRAVGEHEGTQLEAIVAGCLDRFSDEEIDLFVAMTAAAGRPLNWNVLTIDAAVPDRVPRQLLASERARAAGGRIIALTMPIMTPMNMSLGTFCALNLIPGWGEVLALPVPERIARLRDPAVRAELLRRADSKEAGVFRRLADFARYVIGDTYSTENEGLTGRVVGEIAAERGQDPFHCLVEICAHDGLRTVLWPMPRDNDPASWELRRTTWEHEDVLLGGSDAGAHLDRMCGAPYTTRFLGDCLRGRKLVPLETAVRMLTDDPARLFGLRERGRITEGYHADLVLFDPERIDAGPAQLVHDLPGDSPRLDAKAIGVVSVRVNGVETIRDDRVTGAVPGIVLRSGRDTKTVSTR
- a CDS encoding aldehyde dehydrogenase family protein, translating into MTGVAGPVTDGRLFIGGEWVAPDGGHYEITDPANGQTVGLAPEASRAQVYEAVSAAREAFGPWSRTRPEERARILDAAAAIIQRDAAAAVELARRESGATTATARAMQVGVAAARFRRYAKGALEPVEQPLPPQVTAAGPMGGGGVLGALAVRRPVGVVSCITSYNNPWANPAGKVAPALAMGNTVVVKPAPQDPLSVYRLAAALAAAGVPPGVVNVVTGSSPEAGEAAVDAPDVDMVSFTGSTAVGRRIAEVCGRGMKRQLMELGGKGAALVFEDADLGAAVAGIGTTFSFYSGQICTAPTRVLAQRKVYERLVGALAAYAQRLPVGDPADPATVVGPVISAAHRDRVESYVELGRKEGARLVAGGERPSGGGLDRGYYVAPTLFADGTSGMRVVREEIFGPVVVVLPFDTEEEGIALAADSDYGLIDYVWSGDPARAFRVAGRLRSGGVGVNTVGRNMEAPFGGFRMSGVGRDVGSYALHAYSETQALVWPGGVR